In Anomaloglossus baeobatrachus isolate aAnoBae1 chromosome 3, aAnoBae1.hap1, whole genome shotgun sequence, one genomic interval encodes:
- the LOC142297397 gene encoding interleukin-17F-like, whose amino-acid sequence MTVDTSVIDSSYMDSSVQMEDSHSRSLSPWDYRLNTDPNRFPFVITEADCLTFACVDADGVENPDLISYPIQQEVMVLRREQKGCSFSYRLETEAVTLGCTCISPTRIYY is encoded by the exons ATGACTGTGGACACCAGTGTGATTGACAGCAGCTATATGGACAGCTCAGTGCAGATGGAGGACAGTCACAGCCGGTCTCTATCCCCCTGGGACTATAG ACTCAACACAGATCCCAACAGATTCCCCTTCGTCATCACCGAGGCCGATTGTCTGACTTTTGCTTGTGTAGACGCTGATGGTGTGGAGAATCCGGACCTGATCTCCTACCCCATCCAGCAGGAGGTGATGGTCCTACGCCGGGAGCAGAAAGGCTGCAGCTTCTCCTACAGACTGGAGACCGAGGCGGTGACGCTGGGCTGCACCTGCATCAGTCCTACCAGGATCTATTACTGA
- the LOC142297398 gene encoding interleukin-17A-like, which translates to MAPSMIFSVLLVFLNLNSNVFGREDSSLGADDWEAPLVSNKGCPFTLDTTFPQRVKVDMKVGSASSAQLMADSVRSRSISPWEYRSNVDNSRFPAVITEAQCLHRGCLDPEGNEDLSMNSVPIRQEILVLRREMRGCVPLYRLEKQMVTVGCTCVRPIIHYLE; encoded by the exons ATGGCACCATCAATG ATTTTTTCTGTGCTGTTGGTGTTTTTGAACCTCAACTCCAATGTTTTTGGAAGAGAAGACTCATCCCTTGGAGCTGATGACTGGGAGGCCCCTCTAGTGTCCAACAAGGGATGTCCATTCACACTGGACACCACGTTTCCTCAACGGGTGAAGGTCGATATGAAGGTCGGCAGTGCGAGCTCTGCACAACTAATGGCGGACAGCGTGCGGAGCCGCTCTATCTCTCCATGGGAATACAG ATCTAACGTGGACAATAGCAGATTCCCAGCGGTCATCACCGAGGCCCAATGTCTCCACCGTGGATGTCTGGACCCTGAGGGTAATGAGGACCTCAGCATGAACTCCGTCCCCATCAGACAAGAGATCCTGGTCCTGCGTCGTGAGATGAGAGGATGTGTCCCCCTCTACCGGCTGGAGAAGCAGATGGTCACGGTGGGCTGCACCTGTGTCCGGCCCATCATCCACTACCTGGAATAA
- the LOC142297399 gene encoding interleukin-17F-like produces the protein MTVDTSVIDSSYMDSSVQMEDSHSRSLSPWDYSLNKDPNRFPFVIAEADCLTFACVDADGVENPDLISYPIQQEVMVLRREQKGCSFSYRLETEAVTLGCTCISPTRIYF, from the exons ATGACTGTGGACACCAGTGTGATTGACAGCAGCTATATGGACAGCTCAGTGCAGATGGAGGACAGTCACAGCCGCTCTCTATCCCCCTGGGACTATAG tcTCAACAAAGATCCCAACAGATTCCCCTTCGTCATTGCCGAGGCCGATTGTCTGACTTTTGCCTGTGTAGACGCTGATGGTGTGGAGAATCCGGACCTGATCTCCTACCCCATCCAGCAGGAGGTGATGGTCCTACGCCGGGAGCAGAAAGGCTGCAGCTTCTCCTACAGACTGGAGACCGAGGCGGTGACGCTGGGCTGCACCTGCATCAGTCCTACCAGGATCTATTTCTGA